A stretch of Eulemur rufifrons isolate Redbay chromosome 5, OSU_ERuf_1, whole genome shotgun sequence DNA encodes these proteins:
- the MBD1 gene encoding methyl-CpG-binding domain protein 1 isoform X22, which yields MAEDWLDCPALGPGWKRREVFRKSGATCGRSDTYYQSPTGDRIRSKVELTRYLGPTCDLSLFDFKQGILCYPVPKAHSVAVPSKKQKKPSKPAKTKKRQVGPQKNEVRKEAPGEETKADTDTAPASFPAPGCCENCGISFSGDGTKRQRLKTLCKDCRAQRIAFNREQRMFKRVGCGECAACQVTEDCGACSTCLLQLPHDVASGLFCKCERRRCLRIVERSRGCGVCRGCQTQEDCGRCRICLRPPRPGLRRQWKCVQRRCLRGKHSRHRGRCDSKMAPRRQSRAQPLPPPPPSQPPEPTELKRLLPSVWSESEDGAGSPPPYHRRKRSSSARRPHLGPTLKRPLATRTAKPGRAQAPMKQEAGGGFVLPPPGTDLVFLREGASSPVQVPGPAAASTEALVQEAQCSGQSWVVALPQVKQEKADAQEEWTRGTAILTSPVLVPGCPSKAVDPGMPPVKQEPPDPEEDKAEENKDDSASKSAPEEEAGGGAGTPVITEIFSLGGTRFRDTAVWLPRAGSREGKMDIKYGRPRTQHSPQAQAGAHEDGLEPMSVSHHLQLR from the exons ATGGCTGAGGACTGGCTGGactgcccagccctgggccctggctggAAGCGCCGTGAGGTCTTTCGCAAGTCAGGGGCCACCTGCGGGCGCTCAGACACCTATTACCAGAG TCCCACAGGAGACAGGATCCGAAGCAAGGTTGAGTTGACCCGGTACCTGGGCCCTACATGTGATCTCTCTCTCTTCGACTTCAAACAAGGCATCTTGTGCTATCCAGTCCCCAAG GCCCATTCGGTGGCCGTCCCcagcaaaaagcaaaagaaacctTCAAAGCCAGCCAAGACTAAGAAACGTCAGGTTGGACCCCAGAAGAATGAGGTCAGGAAAGAGGCCCCAGGCGAGGAGACCAAGGCTGACACTGACACAGCCCCAGCTTCATTCCCTGCACCTGG GTGCTGTGAGAACTGTGGAATCAGCTTCTCAGGGGATGGTACCAAAAGGCAACGGCTCAAGACATTGTGCAAAGACTGCCGAG CACAGAGAATTGCCTTCAACCGGGAGCAGAGGATGTTTAAG CGTGTGGGCTGTGGAGAGTGTGCAGCATGCCAGGTAACTGAAGACTGCGGGGCCTGTTCCACCTGCCTCCTGCAGCTGCCCCATGATGTGGCCTCGGGGCTGTTCTGCAAATGTGAGCGGAGACGCTGTCTCCGGATCGTGGAAAGG AGCCGAGGGTGTGGAGTATGCCGGGGCTGTCAGACCCAAGAGGACTGTGGCCGTTGCCGTATCTGCCTGCGCCCTCCCCGTCCTGGTCTTAGGCGTCAGTGGAAGTGTGTCCAGCGACGCTGCCTACGG GGTAAACACAGCCGCCACAGGGGGCGCTGTGACTCCAAGATGGCTCCCCGGCGGCAATCCAGAGCCCAGCCactgcctccacctcccccatCACAACCCCCAGAGCCCACAGAGCTG AAGCGGCTGCTGCCAAGCGTCTGGTCAGAGTCTGAAGATGGGGCAGGATCGCCCCCACCTTACCATCGTCGAAAGAGGTCCAGCTCTGCTCGAAGGCCGCACCTGGGCCCCACTCTGAAGCGCCCCTTGGCTACACGCACAGCCAAACCAGGCCGTGCCCAGGCTCCAATGAAGCAGGAAGCAGGTGGTGGCTTTGTGCTGCCTCCGCCCGGCACTGACCTTGTGTTTTTACGAGAGGGTGCAAGCAGTCCTGTGcaggtgccaggccctgctgcAGCTTCCACAGAGGCCCTGGTGCAG GAGGCCCAGTGCTCTGGCCAGAGTTGGGTTGTGGCCTTACCCCAGGTGAAGCAAGAGAAGGCGGATGCCCAGGAAGAGTGGACACGGGGCACAGCCATCCTGACTTCTCCTGTATTGGTGCCTGGCTGCCCTAGCAAG GCAGTAGACCCAGGCATGCCACCTGTGAAGCAAGAACCACCTGACCCTGAGGAGGACAAGGCAGAAGAGAACAAGGATGACTCTGCCTCCAAATCAGccccagaggaggaggcaggaggaggggctggcacACCTGTG ATCACGGAGATTTTCAGCCTGGGTGGAACCCGCTTCCGGGACACAGCAGTCTGGTTGCCAAG GGCAGGCAGTCGGGAAGGGAAGATGGATATAAAGTATGGGAGACCGAGGACACAGCACAGCCCACAAGCACAAGCTGGAGCCCACGAGGATGGCCTGGAACCTATGTCAGTCTCTCACCACCTCCAGCTTCGATGA
- the MBD1 gene encoding methyl-CpG-binding domain protein 1 isoform X10 has product MAEDWLDCPALGPGWKRREVFRKSGATCGRSDTYYQSPTGDRIRSKVELTRYLGPTCDLSLFDFKQGILCYPVPKAHSVAVPSKKQKKPSKPAKTKKRQVGPQKNEVRKEAPGEETKADTDTAPASFPAPGCCENCGISFSGDGTKRQRLKTLCKDCRAQRIAFNREQRMFKRVGCGECAACQVTEDCGACSTCLLQLPHDVASGLFCKCERRRCLRIVERSRGCGVCRGCQTQEDCGRCRICLRPPRPGLRRQWKCVQRRCLRGKHSRHRGRCDSKMAPRRQSRAQPLPPPPPSQPPEPTELHPRALAPSPPAEFIYYCVEEDEIPYTNRRQNRKCGACAACLRRMDCGRCDFCCDKPKFGGSNQKRQKCRWRQCLQFAMKRLLPSVWSESEDGAGSPPPYHRRKRSSSARRPHLGPTLKRPLATRTAKPGRAQAPMKQEAGGGFVLPPPGTDLVFLREGASSPVQVPGPAAASTEALVQVKQEKADAQEEWTRGTAILTSPVLVPGCPSKAVDPGMPPVKQEPPDPEEDKAEENKDDSASKSAPEEEAGGGAGTPVITEIFSLGGTRFRDTAVWLPRSKDLKKPGARKQ; this is encoded by the exons ATGGCTGAGGACTGGCTGGactgcccagccctgggccctggctggAAGCGCCGTGAGGTCTTTCGCAAGTCAGGGGCCACCTGCGGGCGCTCAGACACCTATTACCAGAG TCCCACAGGAGACAGGATCCGAAGCAAGGTTGAGTTGACCCGGTACCTGGGCCCTACATGTGATCTCTCTCTCTTCGACTTCAAACAAGGCATCTTGTGCTATCCAGTCCCCAAG GCCCATTCGGTGGCCGTCCCcagcaaaaagcaaaagaaacctTCAAAGCCAGCCAAGACTAAGAAACGTCAGGTTGGACCCCAGAAGAATGAGGTCAGGAAAGAGGCCCCAGGCGAGGAGACCAAGGCTGACACTGACACAGCCCCAGCTTCATTCCCTGCACCTGG GTGCTGTGAGAACTGTGGAATCAGCTTCTCAGGGGATGGTACCAAAAGGCAACGGCTCAAGACATTGTGCAAAGACTGCCGAG CACAGAGAATTGCCTTCAACCGGGAGCAGAGGATGTTTAAG CGTGTGGGCTGTGGAGAGTGTGCAGCATGCCAGGTAACTGAAGACTGCGGGGCCTGTTCCACCTGCCTCCTGCAGCTGCCCCATGATGTGGCCTCGGGGCTGTTCTGCAAATGTGAGCGGAGACGCTGTCTCCGGATCGTGGAAAGG AGCCGAGGGTGTGGAGTATGCCGGGGCTGTCAGACCCAAGAGGACTGTGGCCGTTGCCGTATCTGCCTGCGCCCTCCCCGTCCTGGTCTTAGGCGTCAGTGGAAGTGTGTCCAGCGACGCTGCCTACGG GGTAAACACAGCCGCCACAGGGGGCGCTGTGACTCCAAGATGGCTCCCCGGCGGCAATCCAGAGCCCAGCCactgcctccacctcccccatCACAACCCCCAGAGCCCACAGAGCTG CACCCCAGAGCCCTGGCCCCCTCGCCACCTGCCGAGTTCATCTATTACTGTGTAGAGGAGGACGAGATA ccctACACGAACCGCCGGCAGAACCGCAAGTGCGGGGCCTGTGCAGCCTGCCTACGGCGGATGGACTGTGGCCGCTGCGACTTCTGCTGCGACAAGCCCAAATTCGGGGGCAGCAACCAGAAGCGCCAGAAGTGTCGTTGGCGCCAATGCCTGCAGTTTGCCATg AAGCGGCTGCTGCCAAGCGTCTGGTCAGAGTCTGAAGATGGGGCAGGATCGCCCCCACCTTACCATCGTCGAAAGAGGTCCAGCTCTGCTCGAAGGCCGCACCTGGGCCCCACTCTGAAGCGCCCCTTGGCTACACGCACAGCCAAACCAGGCCGTGCCCAGGCTCCAATGAAGCAGGAAGCAGGTGGTGGCTTTGTGCTGCCTCCGCCCGGCACTGACCTTGTGTTTTTACGAGAGGGTGCAAGCAGTCCTGTGcaggtgccaggccctgctgcAGCTTCCACAGAGGCCCTGGTGCAG GTGAAGCAAGAGAAGGCGGATGCCCAGGAAGAGTGGACACGGGGCACAGCCATCCTGACTTCTCCTGTATTGGTGCCTGGCTGCCCTAGCAAG GCAGTAGACCCAGGCATGCCACCTGTGAAGCAAGAACCACCTGACCCTGAGGAGGACAAGGCAGAAGAGAACAAGGATGACTCTGCCTCCAAATCAGccccagaggaggaggcaggaggaggggctggcacACCTGTG ATCACGGAGATTTTCAGCCTGGGTGGAACCCGCTTCCGGGACACAGCAGTCTGGTTGCCAAG GTCCAAGGACCTTAAAAAACCTGGAGCTAGAAAGCAGTAG
- the MBD1 gene encoding methyl-CpG-binding domain protein 1 isoform X25 codes for MAEDWLDCPALGPGWKRREVFRKSGATCGRSDTYYQSPTGDRIRSKVELTRYLGPTCDLSLFDFKQGILCYPVPKAHSVAVPSKKQKKPSKPAKTKKRQVGPQKNEVRKEAPGEETKADTDTAPASFPAPGCCENCGISFSGDGTKRQRLKTLCKDCRAQRIAFNREQRMFKRVGCGECAACQVTEDCGACSTCLLQLPHDVASGLFCKCERRRCLRIVERSRGCGVCRGCQTQEDCGRCRICLRPPRPGLRRQWKCVQRRCLRGKHSRHRGRCDSKMAPRRQSRAQPLPPPPPSQPPEPTELHPRALAPSPPAEFIYYCVEEDEIKRLLPSVWSESEDGAGSPPPYHRRKRSSSARRPHLGPTLKRPLATRTAKPGRAQAPMKQEAGGGFVLPPPGTDLVFLREGASSPVQVPGPAAASTEALVQAVDPGMPPVKQEPPDPEEDKAEENKDDSASKSAPEEEAGGGAGTPVITEIFSLGGTRFRDTAVWLPSLQGRQSGREDGYKVWETEDTAQPTSTSWSPRGWPGTYVSLSPPPASMMWVSCRRNWCPSSQS; via the exons ATGGCTGAGGACTGGCTGGactgcccagccctgggccctggctggAAGCGCCGTGAGGTCTTTCGCAAGTCAGGGGCCACCTGCGGGCGCTCAGACACCTATTACCAGAG TCCCACAGGAGACAGGATCCGAAGCAAGGTTGAGTTGACCCGGTACCTGGGCCCTACATGTGATCTCTCTCTCTTCGACTTCAAACAAGGCATCTTGTGCTATCCAGTCCCCAAG GCCCATTCGGTGGCCGTCCCcagcaaaaagcaaaagaaacctTCAAAGCCAGCCAAGACTAAGAAACGTCAGGTTGGACCCCAGAAGAATGAGGTCAGGAAAGAGGCCCCAGGCGAGGAGACCAAGGCTGACACTGACACAGCCCCAGCTTCATTCCCTGCACCTGG GTGCTGTGAGAACTGTGGAATCAGCTTCTCAGGGGATGGTACCAAAAGGCAACGGCTCAAGACATTGTGCAAAGACTGCCGAG CACAGAGAATTGCCTTCAACCGGGAGCAGAGGATGTTTAAG CGTGTGGGCTGTGGAGAGTGTGCAGCATGCCAGGTAACTGAAGACTGCGGGGCCTGTTCCACCTGCCTCCTGCAGCTGCCCCATGATGTGGCCTCGGGGCTGTTCTGCAAATGTGAGCGGAGACGCTGTCTCCGGATCGTGGAAAGG AGCCGAGGGTGTGGAGTATGCCGGGGCTGTCAGACCCAAGAGGACTGTGGCCGTTGCCGTATCTGCCTGCGCCCTCCCCGTCCTGGTCTTAGGCGTCAGTGGAAGTGTGTCCAGCGACGCTGCCTACGG GGTAAACACAGCCGCCACAGGGGGCGCTGTGACTCCAAGATGGCTCCCCGGCGGCAATCCAGAGCCCAGCCactgcctccacctcccccatCACAACCCCCAGAGCCCACAGAGCTG CACCCCAGAGCCCTGGCCCCCTCGCCACCTGCCGAGTTCATCTATTACTGTGTAGAGGAGGACGAGATA AAGCGGCTGCTGCCAAGCGTCTGGTCAGAGTCTGAAGATGGGGCAGGATCGCCCCCACCTTACCATCGTCGAAAGAGGTCCAGCTCTGCTCGAAGGCCGCACCTGGGCCCCACTCTGAAGCGCCCCTTGGCTACACGCACAGCCAAACCAGGCCGTGCCCAGGCTCCAATGAAGCAGGAAGCAGGTGGTGGCTTTGTGCTGCCTCCGCCCGGCACTGACCTTGTGTTTTTACGAGAGGGTGCAAGCAGTCCTGTGcaggtgccaggccctgctgcAGCTTCCACAGAGGCCCTGGTGCAG GCAGTAGACCCAGGCATGCCACCTGTGAAGCAAGAACCACCTGACCCTGAGGAGGACAAGGCAGAAGAGAACAAGGATGACTCTGCCTCCAAATCAGccccagaggaggaggcaggaggaggggctggcacACCTGTG ATCACGGAGATTTTCAGCCTGGGTGGAACCCGCTTCCGGGACACAGCAGTCTGGTTGCCAAG TCTGCAGGGCAGGCAGTCGGGAAGGGAAGATGGATATAAAGTATGGGAGACCGAGGACACAGCACAGCCCACAAGCACAAGCTGGAGCCCACGAGGATGGCCTGGAACCTATGTCAGTCTCTCACCACCTCCAGCTTCGATGATGTGGGTGTCCTGCAGAAGAAACTGGTGCCCTTCCTCACAGAGTTAA
- the MBD1 gene encoding methyl-CpG-binding domain protein 1 isoform X27 — translation MAEDWLDCPALGPGWKRREVFRKSGATCGRSDTYYQSPTGDRIRSKVELTRYLGPTCDLSLFDFKQGILCYPVPKAHSVAVPSKKQKKPSKPAKTKKRQVGPQKNEVRKEAPGEETKADTDTAPASFPAPGCCENCGISFSGDGTKRQRLKTLCKDCRAQRIAFNREQRMFKRVGCGECAACQVTEDCGACSTCLLQLPHDVASGLFCKCERRRCLRIVERSRGCGVCRGCQTQEDCGRCRICLRPPRPGLRRQWKCVQRRCLRGKHSRHRGRCDSKMAPRRQSRAQPLPPPPPSQPPEPTELHPRALAPSPPAEFIYYCVEEDEIKRLLPSVWSESEDGAGSPPPYHRRKRSSSARRPHLGPTLKRPLATRTAKPGRAQAPMKQEAGGGFVLPPPGTDLVFLREGASSPVQVPGPAAASTEALVQAVDPGMPPVKQEPPDPEEDKAEENKDDSASKSAPEEEAGGGAGTPVITEIFSLGGTRFRDTAVWLPRAGSREGKMDIKYGRPRTQHSPQAQAGAHEDGLEPMSVSHHLQLR, via the exons ATGGCTGAGGACTGGCTGGactgcccagccctgggccctggctggAAGCGCCGTGAGGTCTTTCGCAAGTCAGGGGCCACCTGCGGGCGCTCAGACACCTATTACCAGAG TCCCACAGGAGACAGGATCCGAAGCAAGGTTGAGTTGACCCGGTACCTGGGCCCTACATGTGATCTCTCTCTCTTCGACTTCAAACAAGGCATCTTGTGCTATCCAGTCCCCAAG GCCCATTCGGTGGCCGTCCCcagcaaaaagcaaaagaaacctTCAAAGCCAGCCAAGACTAAGAAACGTCAGGTTGGACCCCAGAAGAATGAGGTCAGGAAAGAGGCCCCAGGCGAGGAGACCAAGGCTGACACTGACACAGCCCCAGCTTCATTCCCTGCACCTGG GTGCTGTGAGAACTGTGGAATCAGCTTCTCAGGGGATGGTACCAAAAGGCAACGGCTCAAGACATTGTGCAAAGACTGCCGAG CACAGAGAATTGCCTTCAACCGGGAGCAGAGGATGTTTAAG CGTGTGGGCTGTGGAGAGTGTGCAGCATGCCAGGTAACTGAAGACTGCGGGGCCTGTTCCACCTGCCTCCTGCAGCTGCCCCATGATGTGGCCTCGGGGCTGTTCTGCAAATGTGAGCGGAGACGCTGTCTCCGGATCGTGGAAAGG AGCCGAGGGTGTGGAGTATGCCGGGGCTGTCAGACCCAAGAGGACTGTGGCCGTTGCCGTATCTGCCTGCGCCCTCCCCGTCCTGGTCTTAGGCGTCAGTGGAAGTGTGTCCAGCGACGCTGCCTACGG GGTAAACACAGCCGCCACAGGGGGCGCTGTGACTCCAAGATGGCTCCCCGGCGGCAATCCAGAGCCCAGCCactgcctccacctcccccatCACAACCCCCAGAGCCCACAGAGCTG CACCCCAGAGCCCTGGCCCCCTCGCCACCTGCCGAGTTCATCTATTACTGTGTAGAGGAGGACGAGATA AAGCGGCTGCTGCCAAGCGTCTGGTCAGAGTCTGAAGATGGGGCAGGATCGCCCCCACCTTACCATCGTCGAAAGAGGTCCAGCTCTGCTCGAAGGCCGCACCTGGGCCCCACTCTGAAGCGCCCCTTGGCTACACGCACAGCCAAACCAGGCCGTGCCCAGGCTCCAATGAAGCAGGAAGCAGGTGGTGGCTTTGTGCTGCCTCCGCCCGGCACTGACCTTGTGTTTTTACGAGAGGGTGCAAGCAGTCCTGTGcaggtgccaggccctgctgcAGCTTCCACAGAGGCCCTGGTGCAG GCAGTAGACCCAGGCATGCCACCTGTGAAGCAAGAACCACCTGACCCTGAGGAGGACAAGGCAGAAGAGAACAAGGATGACTCTGCCTCCAAATCAGccccagaggaggaggcaggaggaggggctggcacACCTGTG ATCACGGAGATTTTCAGCCTGGGTGGAACCCGCTTCCGGGACACAGCAGTCTGGTTGCCAAG GGCAGGCAGTCGGGAAGGGAAGATGGATATAAAGTATGGGAGACCGAGGACACAGCACAGCCCACAAGCACAAGCTGGAGCCCACGAGGATGGCCTGGAACCTATGTCAGTCTCTCACCACCTCCAGCTTCGATGA
- the MBD1 gene encoding methyl-CpG-binding domain protein 1 isoform X2, with the protein MAEDWLDCPALGPGWKRREVFRKSGATCGRSDTYYQSPTGDRIRSKVELTRYLGPTCDLSLFDFKQGILCYPVPKAHSVAVPSKKQKKPSKPAKTKKRQVGPQKNEVRKEAPGEETKADTDTAPASFPAPGCCENCGISFSGDGTKRQRLKTLCKDCRAQRIAFNREQRMFKLPHDVASGLFCKCERRRCLRIVERSRGCGVCRGCQTQEDCGRCRICLRPPRPGLRRQWKCVQRRCLRGKHSRHRGRCDSKMAPRRQSRAQPLPPPPPSQPPEPTELHPRALAPSPPAEFIYYCVEEDEIQPYTNRRQNRKCGACAACLRRMDCGRCDFCCDKPKFGGSNQKRQKCRWRQCLQFAMKRLLPSVWSESEDGAGSPPPYHRRKRSSSARRPHLGPTLKRPLATRTAKPGRAQAPMKQEAGGGFVLPPPGTDLVFLREGASSPVQVPGPAAASTEALVQEAQCSGQSWVVALPQVKQEKADAQEEWTRGTAILTSPVLVPGCPSKAVDPGMPPVKQEPPDPEEDKAEENKDDSASKSAPEEEAGGGAGTPVITEIFSLGGTRFRDTAVWLPSLQGRQSGREDGYKVWETEDTAQPTSTSWSPRGWPGTYVSLSPPPASMMWVSCRRNWCPSSQS; encoded by the exons ATGGCTGAGGACTGGCTGGactgcccagccctgggccctggctggAAGCGCCGTGAGGTCTTTCGCAAGTCAGGGGCCACCTGCGGGCGCTCAGACACCTATTACCAGAG TCCCACAGGAGACAGGATCCGAAGCAAGGTTGAGTTGACCCGGTACCTGGGCCCTACATGTGATCTCTCTCTCTTCGACTTCAAACAAGGCATCTTGTGCTATCCAGTCCCCAAG GCCCATTCGGTGGCCGTCCCcagcaaaaagcaaaagaaacctTCAAAGCCAGCCAAGACTAAGAAACGTCAGGTTGGACCCCAGAAGAATGAGGTCAGGAAAGAGGCCCCAGGCGAGGAGACCAAGGCTGACACTGACACAGCCCCAGCTTCATTCCCTGCACCTGG GTGCTGTGAGAACTGTGGAATCAGCTTCTCAGGGGATGGTACCAAAAGGCAACGGCTCAAGACATTGTGCAAAGACTGCCGAG CACAGAGAATTGCCTTCAACCGGGAGCAGAGGATGTTTAAG CTGCCCCATGATGTGGCCTCGGGGCTGTTCTGCAAATGTGAGCGGAGACGCTGTCTCCGGATCGTGGAAAGG AGCCGAGGGTGTGGAGTATGCCGGGGCTGTCAGACCCAAGAGGACTGTGGCCGTTGCCGTATCTGCCTGCGCCCTCCCCGTCCTGGTCTTAGGCGTCAGTGGAAGTGTGTCCAGCGACGCTGCCTACGG GGTAAACACAGCCGCCACAGGGGGCGCTGTGACTCCAAGATGGCTCCCCGGCGGCAATCCAGAGCCCAGCCactgcctccacctcccccatCACAACCCCCAGAGCCCACAGAGCTG CACCCCAGAGCCCTGGCCCCCTCGCCACCTGCCGAGTTCATCTATTACTGTGTAGAGGAGGACGAGATA cagccctACACGAACCGCCGGCAGAACCGCAAGTGCGGGGCCTGTGCAGCCTGCCTACGGCGGATGGACTGTGGCCGCTGCGACTTCTGCTGCGACAAGCCCAAATTCGGGGGCAGCAACCAGAAGCGCCAGAAGTGTCGTTGGCGCCAATGCCTGCAGTTTGCCATg AAGCGGCTGCTGCCAAGCGTCTGGTCAGAGTCTGAAGATGGGGCAGGATCGCCCCCACCTTACCATCGTCGAAAGAGGTCCAGCTCTGCTCGAAGGCCGCACCTGGGCCCCACTCTGAAGCGCCCCTTGGCTACACGCACAGCCAAACCAGGCCGTGCCCAGGCTCCAATGAAGCAGGAAGCAGGTGGTGGCTTTGTGCTGCCTCCGCCCGGCACTGACCTTGTGTTTTTACGAGAGGGTGCAAGCAGTCCTGTGcaggtgccaggccctgctgcAGCTTCCACAGAGGCCCTGGTGCAG GAGGCCCAGTGCTCTGGCCAGAGTTGGGTTGTGGCCTTACCCCAGGTGAAGCAAGAGAAGGCGGATGCCCAGGAAGAGTGGACACGGGGCACAGCCATCCTGACTTCTCCTGTATTGGTGCCTGGCTGCCCTAGCAAG GCAGTAGACCCAGGCATGCCACCTGTGAAGCAAGAACCACCTGACCCTGAGGAGGACAAGGCAGAAGAGAACAAGGATGACTCTGCCTCCAAATCAGccccagaggaggaggcaggaggaggggctggcacACCTGTG ATCACGGAGATTTTCAGCCTGGGTGGAACCCGCTTCCGGGACACAGCAGTCTGGTTGCCAAG TCTGCAGGGCAGGCAGTCGGGAAGGGAAGATGGATATAAAGTATGGGAGACCGAGGACACAGCACAGCCCACAAGCACAAGCTGGAGCCCACGAGGATGGCCTGGAACCTATGTCAGTCTCTCACCACCTCCAGCTTCGATGATGTGGGTGTCCTGCAGAAGAAACTGGTGCCCTTCCTCACAGAGTTAA
- the MBD1 gene encoding methyl-CpG-binding domain protein 1 isoform X14 → MAEDWLDCPALGPGWKRREVFRKSGATCGRSDTYYQSPTGDRIRSKVELTRYLGPTCDLSLFDFKQGILCYPVPKAHSVAVPSKKQKKPSKPAKTKKRQVGPQKNEVRKEAPGEETKADTDTAPASFPAPGCCENCGISFSGDGTKRQRLKTLCKDCRAQRIAFNREQRMFKRVGCGECAACQVTEDCGACSTCLLQLPHDVASGLFCKCERRRCLRIVERSRGCGVCRGCQTQEDCGRCRICLRPPRPGLRRQWKCVQRRCLRGKHSRHRGRCDSKMAPRRQSRAQPLPPPPPSQPPEPTELQPYTNRRQNRKCGACAACLRRMDCGRCDFCCDKPKFGGSNQKRQKCRWRQCLQFAMKRLLPSVWSESEDGAGSPPPYHRRKRSSSARRPHLGPTLKRPLATRTAKPGRAQAPMKQEAGGGFVLPPPGTDLVFLREGASSPVQVPGPAAASTEALVQEAQCSGQSWVVALPQVKQEKADAQEEWTRGTAILTSPVLVPGCPSKAVDPGMPPVKQEPPDPEEDKAEENKDDSASKSAPEEEAGGGAGTPVITEIFSLGGTRFRDTAVWLPRSKDLKKPGARKQ, encoded by the exons ATGGCTGAGGACTGGCTGGactgcccagccctgggccctggctggAAGCGCCGTGAGGTCTTTCGCAAGTCAGGGGCCACCTGCGGGCGCTCAGACACCTATTACCAGAG TCCCACAGGAGACAGGATCCGAAGCAAGGTTGAGTTGACCCGGTACCTGGGCCCTACATGTGATCTCTCTCTCTTCGACTTCAAACAAGGCATCTTGTGCTATCCAGTCCCCAAG GCCCATTCGGTGGCCGTCCCcagcaaaaagcaaaagaaacctTCAAAGCCAGCCAAGACTAAGAAACGTCAGGTTGGACCCCAGAAGAATGAGGTCAGGAAAGAGGCCCCAGGCGAGGAGACCAAGGCTGACACTGACACAGCCCCAGCTTCATTCCCTGCACCTGG GTGCTGTGAGAACTGTGGAATCAGCTTCTCAGGGGATGGTACCAAAAGGCAACGGCTCAAGACATTGTGCAAAGACTGCCGAG CACAGAGAATTGCCTTCAACCGGGAGCAGAGGATGTTTAAG CGTGTGGGCTGTGGAGAGTGTGCAGCATGCCAGGTAACTGAAGACTGCGGGGCCTGTTCCACCTGCCTCCTGCAGCTGCCCCATGATGTGGCCTCGGGGCTGTTCTGCAAATGTGAGCGGAGACGCTGTCTCCGGATCGTGGAAAGG AGCCGAGGGTGTGGAGTATGCCGGGGCTGTCAGACCCAAGAGGACTGTGGCCGTTGCCGTATCTGCCTGCGCCCTCCCCGTCCTGGTCTTAGGCGTCAGTGGAAGTGTGTCCAGCGACGCTGCCTACGG GGTAAACACAGCCGCCACAGGGGGCGCTGTGACTCCAAGATGGCTCCCCGGCGGCAATCCAGAGCCCAGCCactgcctccacctcccccatCACAACCCCCAGAGCCCACAGAGCTG cagccctACACGAACCGCCGGCAGAACCGCAAGTGCGGGGCCTGTGCAGCCTGCCTACGGCGGATGGACTGTGGCCGCTGCGACTTCTGCTGCGACAAGCCCAAATTCGGGGGCAGCAACCAGAAGCGCCAGAAGTGTCGTTGGCGCCAATGCCTGCAGTTTGCCATg AAGCGGCTGCTGCCAAGCGTCTGGTCAGAGTCTGAAGATGGGGCAGGATCGCCCCCACCTTACCATCGTCGAAAGAGGTCCAGCTCTGCTCGAAGGCCGCACCTGGGCCCCACTCTGAAGCGCCCCTTGGCTACACGCACAGCCAAACCAGGCCGTGCCCAGGCTCCAATGAAGCAGGAAGCAGGTGGTGGCTTTGTGCTGCCTCCGCCCGGCACTGACCTTGTGTTTTTACGAGAGGGTGCAAGCAGTCCTGTGcaggtgccaggccctgctgcAGCTTCCACAGAGGCCCTGGTGCAG GAGGCCCAGTGCTCTGGCCAGAGTTGGGTTGTGGCCTTACCCCAGGTGAAGCAAGAGAAGGCGGATGCCCAGGAAGAGTGGACACGGGGCACAGCCATCCTGACTTCTCCTGTATTGGTGCCTGGCTGCCCTAGCAAG GCAGTAGACCCAGGCATGCCACCTGTGAAGCAAGAACCACCTGACCCTGAGGAGGACAAGGCAGAAGAGAACAAGGATGACTCTGCCTCCAAATCAGccccagaggaggaggcaggaggaggggctggcacACCTGTG ATCACGGAGATTTTCAGCCTGGGTGGAACCCGCTTCCGGGACACAGCAGTCTGGTTGCCAAG GTCCAAGGACCTTAAAAAACCTGGAGCTAGAAAGCAGTAG